Proteins co-encoded in one Microcebus murinus isolate Inina chromosome 5, M.murinus_Inina_mat1.0, whole genome shotgun sequence genomic window:
- the LOC105865361 gene encoding amine sulfotransferase-like translates to MEDLERDLLTFEGFYFHRKACDTGVLENLDDFELRDDDVFVVTYPKSGTIWAQQILSLIYFEEHRKRTENLESHHRVPFLEYCSRDIDFASRPSPRLFVTHLPYYLVPRGLKDKKAKIIYIYRNPKDVMCSYFHFLNTYPVYKAADTIDAFMKQFLEGKVVGNLWFDHIRGWYEHRNYFNIQFMMYEEMKKDLRSSVFKLCKFLGEDLSEETMDTVVRQATFENMKNDPLANNENALYWNFGPKLREGHFLRKGTIGDWKNQMTVEQNERFDKIFQKQMKDIPLQFIWDVNETWY, encoded by the exons ATGGAAGatttagaaagagatttattgacATTTGAAGGATTTTATTTTCACCGTAAAGCATGTGATACTGGCGttttagaaaatttagatgaTTTTGAACTTAGAGATGATGATGTCTTCGTAGTCACATACCCCAAATCTG GAACCATCTGGGCACAGCAGATATTAAGCTTGATTTATTTTGAGGAACATCGCAAAAGAACGGAAAATCTGGAATCACATCATCGTGTCCCCTTTCTTGAGTACTGCTCTAGAGATATAGATTTTGCCAGTAGACCATCTCCTCGTCTCTTCGTTACTCACCTCCCATACTACTTGGTTCCAAGAGGGCTGAAGGACAAAAAAGCCAAA attatatacatatacagaaacCCTAAGGATGTTATGtgctcatattttcattttttaaacacgTATCCAGTATATAAAGCCGCGGACACCATTGATGCATTTATGAAGCAATTTTTGGAAGGGAAAG TGGTAGGAAACCTTTGGTTTGACCATATCAGAGGTTGGTATGAGCACAGAAACTACTTCAATATTCAGTTCATGATGTATGAAGAGATGAAAAAG GATCTGAGAAGCTCTGTGTTTAAACTCTGCAAATTTCTCGGTGAAGACCTGAGTGAGGAGACCATGGATACTGTGGTGAGACAGGCCACTTTTGAGAACATGAAGAATGACCCACTAGCAAACAATGAAAATGCACTCTACTGGAACTTTGGGCCCAAACTACGAGAAGGCCATTTCCTTCGCAAAG GTACCATTGGAGACTGGAAAAATCAAATGACCGTTGAGCAGAATGAAAGATTTGACAAGATTTTCCAAAAGCAGATGAAAGACATTCCATTGCAGTTCATCTGGGATGTAAATGAAACATGGTATTAA